One window of the Anaeromyxobacter dehalogenans 2CP-C genome contains the following:
- the lptM gene encoding LPS translocon maturation chaperone LptM, with product MSGARPVLAALAAAAALAGCGVKGPPRPPARPAPAHPVVAPAAQPSQPGATPSATPTDAAAPAAPAAPAGTP from the coding sequence ATGAGCGGCGCCCGCCCGGTGCTCGCCGCGCTCGCCGCGGCGGCCGCGCTCGCCGGCTGCGGCGTGAAGGGCCCGCCACGCCCGCCCGCGCGCCCGGCCCCCGCGCACCCCGTGGTCGCGCCCGCCGCGCAGCCCTCGCAGCCCGGCGCCACGCCTTCCGCCACCCCGACCGACGCCGCGGCGCCGGCCGCACCGGCCGCGCCGGCGGGGACCCCATGA
- the lysA gene encoding diaminopimelate decarboxylase: MNHFLRKRGVLHAEAVPVEQLAEAYGTPLYVYSTATLTRHWKVLHRSLAGLDHLVCYAVKANSNLAVLSLFARLGSGFDIVSGGELYRVLKAGGHPGKVVFSGVGKRDDEIAFALESGVKVLNVESAPELARVSIVARRMGVRAPIALRVNPDVDPKTHPYISTGLSENKFGVSVDEARRLYALAAQDPALELRGVACHIGSQITTVRPFLDAIARVLALVKDLGKQGIRLGHVDVGGGLGITYADEEPPHPDEYGRAIKKALSRFDGEVMLEPGRVLVGNAGVLVTRVLHVKESGRKVFVVVDAAMNDLVRPSYYDAHHEIEPAGAPRKDAEEIVCDVVGPICESSDFLARKRRMPRPVRGDLLVVRSAGAYGFAMSSNYNSRPRAAEVLVDGDGARLARRRETYADLVRGETPEPEAERFRAPRR; the protein is encoded by the coding sequence ATGAACCACTTCCTGCGCAAGCGCGGCGTCCTGCACGCCGAGGCCGTCCCGGTGGAGCAGCTGGCCGAGGCCTACGGGACGCCGCTCTACGTCTACTCGACCGCCACGCTCACCCGGCACTGGAAGGTGCTGCACCGCTCGCTCGCCGGGCTCGACCACCTGGTCTGCTACGCGGTGAAGGCGAACTCGAACCTGGCGGTGCTGTCGCTGTTCGCGCGGCTCGGGTCGGGCTTCGACATCGTCTCGGGTGGCGAGCTGTACCGCGTGCTCAAGGCGGGCGGCCACCCGGGCAAGGTGGTGTTCAGCGGGGTGGGCAAGCGCGACGACGAGATCGCGTTCGCGCTCGAGTCCGGGGTGAAGGTGCTGAACGTGGAGAGCGCGCCGGAGCTGGCGCGGGTCTCCATCGTGGCGCGGCGCATGGGCGTCCGCGCGCCGATCGCGCTGCGGGTGAACCCGGACGTGGACCCGAAGACGCACCCGTACATCTCCACCGGCCTCAGCGAGAACAAGTTCGGCGTGTCGGTGGACGAGGCGCGCCGGCTCTACGCGCTCGCCGCGCAGGACCCGGCGCTCGAGCTCCGCGGCGTCGCCTGCCACATCGGCTCGCAGATCACCACCGTGCGCCCGTTCCTCGACGCGATCGCCCGCGTGCTCGCGCTGGTGAAGGACCTCGGCAAGCAGGGCATCCGGCTCGGCCACGTGGACGTGGGCGGCGGCCTCGGCATCACCTACGCCGACGAGGAGCCGCCGCACCCCGACGAGTACGGCCGGGCCATCAAGAAGGCGCTCTCGCGCTTCGACGGCGAGGTGATGCTCGAGCCCGGGCGCGTGCTGGTGGGGAACGCCGGCGTGCTCGTCACCCGCGTGCTCCACGTGAAGGAGAGCGGTCGCAAGGTGTTCGTGGTGGTGGACGCGGCCATGAACGACCTGGTGCGGCCGAGCTACTACGACGCGCACCACGAGATCGAGCCGGCCGGCGCGCCGCGGAAGGACGCGGAGGAGATCGTCTGCGACGTGGTGGGCCCGATCTGCGAGTCCTCCGACTTCCTGGCGCGCAAGCGGCGCATGCCGCGCCCGGTCCGGGGCGACCTGCTGGTGGTCCGCTCGGCGGGCGCCTACGGGTTCGCCATGTCGTCCAACTACAACTCCCGCCCGCGCGCGGCCGAGGTCCTGGTGGACGGCGACGGCGCCCGGCTGGCGCGCCGGCGCGAGACCTACGCCGACCTCGTCCGCGGGGAGACCCCCGAGCCCGAGGCCGAGCGGTTCCGCGCCCCGCGGCGATGA
- the dapA gene encoding 4-hydroxy-tetrahydrodipicolinate synthase, translating into MRRLEGSMVAIVTPMKDGAVDLRALRELTEWQLAEGTDGIVPCGTTGEGVTLTPAERADVIRTVIETVRGRALVIAGAGSNATHEAIESVKLAKSLGADAALVVTPYYNKPTQEGLFRHYQAIWEATRFPVVAYNVPSRTSVDLLPETVARLAKAGAIAGIKEATANMDRQVQLVEKVGKDAIAYLSGDDFTVLPYIACGGHGVISVIANVAPRAMKELVVAARSGDLAGALAKQAAMAELNRMMFVETNPGPVKAAVALLGRAGGELRLPLAPVSEASLAKVREAMVRFGLKLA; encoded by the coding sequence ATGCGACGACTCGAAGGTTCGATGGTGGCCATCGTCACGCCGATGAAGGACGGCGCGGTGGACCTGCGCGCCCTCCGCGAGCTGACCGAGTGGCAGCTCGCCGAGGGGACGGACGGCATCGTGCCGTGCGGCACCACCGGCGAGGGCGTGACGCTCACCCCGGCCGAGCGGGCCGACGTCATCCGCACGGTGATCGAGACGGTGCGCGGCCGGGCGCTGGTGATCGCCGGCGCCGGCTCGAACGCGACGCACGAGGCCATCGAGTCGGTGAAGCTGGCGAAGTCGCTCGGCGCGGACGCCGCGCTGGTGGTGACGCCCTACTACAACAAGCCCACGCAGGAGGGGCTGTTCCGGCACTACCAGGCGATCTGGGAGGCGACGCGCTTCCCGGTGGTCGCGTACAACGTGCCGTCGCGCACCTCGGTGGACCTGCTCCCCGAGACGGTGGCGCGGCTCGCGAAGGCGGGCGCCATCGCCGGCATCAAGGAGGCGACCGCGAACATGGACCGGCAGGTCCAGCTCGTGGAGAAGGTCGGCAAGGACGCGATCGCCTACCTCTCCGGCGACGACTTCACGGTGCTCCCCTACATCGCCTGCGGCGGCCACGGCGTCATCTCGGTGATCGCGAACGTCGCGCCGCGCGCCATGAAGGAGCTGGTGGTGGCGGCGCGCTCGGGCGACCTCGCCGGCGCGCTCGCGAAGCAGGCGGCCATGGCCGAGCTGAACCGGATGATGTTCGTCGAGACCAACCCCGGGCCGGTGAAGGCGGCGGTGGCGCTGCTCGGCCGGGCGGGCGGCGAGCTGCGCCTGCCGCTCGCGCCGGTGTCGGAGGCGAGCCTCGCGAAGGTGCGCGAGGCGATGGTGCGCTTCGGGCTGAAGCTCGCCTGA
- a CDS encoding fumarylacetoacetate hydrolase family protein codes for MRVCRFRRAGVDRYALVEGEVLRPLTAAPWAGGLPEGPAVPLAEATLLAPVEPSKVVCVGRNYVAHARELGNEVPTTPLIFLKPSTSVIGPQDAIRCPEQSREVHHEGELGVVMGRTLTNASAAEARGAVFGYTCLNDVTARDIQREEKQFTRAKGFDTFCPVGPVVETAFDPLDASVACRVNGTERQRGYTRDMAFDVFALVAFISGVMTLLPGDVIATGTPEGVGPIRRGDWVEVEVPGIGVLRNPVT; via the coding sequence GTGAGGGTCTGCCGCTTCCGCCGCGCCGGCGTGGACCGGTACGCGCTGGTGGAGGGCGAGGTCCTGCGCCCGCTCACCGCCGCGCCCTGGGCCGGCGGCCTGCCCGAGGGGCCGGCGGTGCCGCTCGCGGAGGCGACGCTGCTCGCGCCGGTGGAGCCGTCCAAGGTCGTCTGCGTGGGGCGCAACTACGTGGCGCACGCGCGCGAGCTCGGCAACGAGGTGCCCACCACCCCGCTCATCTTCCTCAAGCCCTCCACCTCGGTGATCGGGCCCCAGGACGCCATCCGCTGCCCGGAGCAGTCGCGCGAGGTGCACCACGAGGGCGAGCTCGGCGTGGTGATGGGCCGGACGCTCACGAACGCCAGCGCCGCCGAGGCGCGCGGGGCGGTGTTCGGCTACACCTGCCTGAACGACGTCACCGCGCGTGACATCCAGCGCGAGGAGAAGCAGTTCACGCGCGCGAAGGGCTTCGACACGTTCTGCCCGGTGGGCCCGGTGGTGGAGACCGCGTTCGACCCGCTCGACGCCTCGGTCGCGTGCCGGGTGAACGGCACCGAGCGGCAGCGCGGCTACACCCGCGACATGGCGTTCGACGTCTTCGCGCTGGTGGCGTTCATCTCCGGCGTGATGACGCTGCTCCCGGGCGACGTCATCGCCACCGGCACGCCCGAGGGCGTCGGCCCCATCCGGCGCGGCGACTGGGTGGAGGTGGAGGTGCCGGGCATCGGCGTGCTGCGGAACCCGGTGACCTGA
- the dapB gene encoding 4-hydroxy-tetrahydrodipicolinate reductase encodes MTKVVVTGAAGRMGTQIVRLVRATPGLSVSGAVERAGSPAIGKDAGTLAGGEPLGVAVVDDLAKALPGADVVIDFTSHEASVRHAQACAAAGVALVIGSTGFTPDAKAKVAEAARKVPVVLSPNMSVGVNVVFELVRQAARVLGDAYDVEVVEIHHKHKRDAPSGTAVRLGEVAAEALGRAPADALAYSRHGILGERPPWQIGIQTLRGGDVVGEHTVFFCGEGERVEITHRATSREQFARGAARAAAWLPGKAPGVYDMADVLGLRGGK; translated from the coding sequence ATGACCAAGGTGGTGGTGACCGGGGCGGCGGGGCGGATGGGCACGCAGATCGTCCGGCTGGTGCGGGCGACGCCCGGCCTCTCGGTCTCGGGCGCGGTGGAGCGCGCCGGGAGCCCGGCGATCGGGAAGGACGCGGGGACGCTCGCGGGCGGCGAGCCGCTCGGCGTCGCGGTGGTGGACGACCTCGCGAAGGCGCTGCCCGGCGCCGACGTGGTGATCGACTTCACCAGCCACGAGGCGTCGGTGCGCCACGCGCAGGCGTGCGCCGCGGCCGGCGTGGCGCTCGTGATCGGCTCGACCGGCTTCACGCCCGACGCGAAGGCGAAGGTGGCCGAGGCGGCGCGCAAGGTGCCGGTGGTGCTCTCGCCGAACATGAGCGTGGGCGTGAACGTGGTGTTCGAGCTGGTGCGCCAGGCCGCCCGGGTGCTCGGCGACGCCTACGACGTCGAGGTGGTCGAGATCCACCACAAGCACAAGCGCGACGCGCCCTCCGGCACCGCGGTGCGGCTGGGCGAGGTGGCGGCCGAGGCGCTCGGGCGCGCGCCCGCCGACGCGCTCGCGTACAGCCGCCACGGCATCCTGGGCGAGCGGCCGCCGTGGCAGATCGGGATCCAGACGCTCCGCGGCGGCGACGTGGTGGGCGAGCACACCGTGTTCTTCTGCGGCGAGGGCGAGCGGGTGGAGATCACCCACCGCGCCACCAGCCGCGAGCAGTTCGCCCGGGGCGCGGCGCGGGCCGCGGCCTGGCTGCCCGGCAAGGCCCCCGGCGTCTACGACATGGCCGACGTGCTGGGCCTGCGGGGCGGGAAGTGA